The nucleotide sequence GAACGCATGCTGCCGGTGGTAGAGCGCGAACTGGACGCACTGAAGGCTGGGAATTGAGCCCGTGCGCACACCGCCTGACCCGCAGCATGGCGGCAACCAGCCCACACGCCTGCCAGTACAGTCCAGGGGCCCCATGCCGCGCCGCAGACCACGGCGGTTCATTTCGCGCTCTACCTCGTTGATTGGCCTGCTGCTGGTCATTGCCTTGACCTCGCTGACCAAGTTGCAACCGTGGCAGGGGCTGGTCGTTGGCGTACCCGACGGGGATACCATCGTTGTGTGCGATGAGCGGGGCCGCGATGTTCGGGTGCGCCTGTACGGCATCGACGCGCCCGAACTGCATCAGCGTGGGGGCGAACAGGCGCGTGCGTTGCTGCTGCGCAAGGTCATGGACCACAAGGTGTACCTTGTAACCATCGACCGCGACGGCTATGGCCGCGATGTGGCCCACGTGCGCACTGCGCCTTTCCCATGGCTGCCCGGCGAGCAGGCGGCCACAACGGCGGCAGGCCGGGCCAAGACCAACGCGGCAACCCTCAACGTCGGCCCATCACCCGGCGAGGCATCGCGGCACCAGCCCGGCTCCGCTTCGGTGCAGGGACAGGTCCACCCCGCTGGCGGCGA is from Nitratidesulfovibrio sp. and encodes:
- a CDS encoding thermonuclease family protein, which translates into the protein MPRRRPRRFISRSTSLIGLLLVIALTSLTKLQPWQGLVVGVPDGDTIVVCDERGRDVRVRLYGIDAPELHQRGGEQARALLLRKVMDHKVYLVTIDRDGYGRDVAHVRTAPFPWLPGEQAATTAAGRAKTNAATLNVGPSPGEASRHQPGSASVQGQVHPAGGDLSNDVNGDMLRAGQAWFYGEYCRLPYPCLAWYYAADKARETNIGLWKSRNPTPPWEWRRMNR